The following DNA comes from Fusarium fujikuroi IMI 58289 draft genome, chromosome FFUJ_chr03.
TACGAGATTGTATAAGCTGCTGAAATCAGAGACCGATATAGTTGGTTCATTTGTCCTACGGTTGCACATTTCAACAAGTCCTCGACATCTGACGTGTTTTGCTCGCTACATGTGTGCCGTAGGATACGACATGGACATCTGTATGTTTTTCCTAATTTCCCGTTGCGGTAGCCCTTGCTGGTTCCTCCGCACATCGGCTTCGCTGCTTCAGGTGTGGAGCGTCCACAAGATAATATCTGGTGATTTGTCACGTTAGGCTTGTAAATGTCCGACGGCAGGGAAGAAATACTCACGAAAGGTCGGCCGCCGCGCTGGACTCATCTGCGGTGAAGCCATCCGCCAGCCAGGCGAACATGCTCAATGGATCGTTAGACAATGACGTCCATTCAAAGTCTTCGTATCGTGGCTGCTCAAGTAGGTCGAAGAAATGCAAGCGAGACCCTGGGTGAAGCGACACGACTGTCCTACCAGAGCTGCCGTTTTTGAAAGAACTGGCACAGTTCTCTACCCAGACGGTCTTCTCCATCCACTTCAGCGCGTGTGCCAACCATGCCTTGGTCGCCGCCTCTGTTGGTACCAACGACGCATATGCTTCCGTTTGCAGCTTGGACACGAGCTTGCGAATATACTTTGTCAGCCTTTCAATAGAACCTGTAATCGATCCATGACCAAGTGGGCTCTGGGGCCCCATCATCACGAAGTAGTTGGGCATCTTGTCCACTGTGACGCTAAGGTAGGCAGTGGGAAGTTCCTGTGTCCACACCTCCCGAAGATCACAACCGTTTAAGCCAACGATCGAAAACCTGGGTATGAAGCCCATGTTGAAGCCGGTTGCACAGATGATGGTGTCGGAATCGACCTGCTTTCCAGACGCTGTCTTCAACCCCGTTTCGTTGAACGTGTCGATCTCGCCCCAGATGATCTCGACTTTGGGAGAACATAGTGCTTCTAGAAAGCCGCTGCCTGGCGTTGGTCTTCGGCACCTGCGCTGGATTAGCTTGGCCACGCCGACATTATCATGCTCTAAACGTACCCGACTGGAAAGTCCGGAATCAAGTCATTGACAAGTTCTGGCTTCGCAGACAACCTGGCTGTCATCTGTTTTTTGGTGGCTTCTTTACCCATCTGCTGGGCCTGGGAATCCTTGAGGTATAGTCGGAATCGCGCGTTCAACTCATTTTCGATCTCCTTTCGATACGCATAGTAACCTTCGGGATCCTTGGACCAGTTGTCCTTTTCATCATCCGTATAGATCTTGTTCGCACCGTTCTCGCCAGCAAAGCGGTTCGCGAGGGCCGGCGTAACCCAGGTTTTGCTGCGTAGCATAACATATATCTTATCCGCTTGATCGAGGATGGCTGGAAGAATCTGAATGCCGGAGCTTCCATTTCCAATGAGCGTGACTGTCCGACCTGTAACATAATCGACATCCGGCCATGAGGCTGAGTGCATCATATTCCCTCTGTACGCCTCACGATTCGGAATTGTCGGCCAGCGCCAATTGTTATAGGCGCCGCtggcgttgatgaagacatcGCACTCTTCGATGAAGGGTTCACCCTGCTCACCGTCTTTTGTCTCTCCGTCAGAGACGACGAGCTCTCGGCCATCCGTCTGAACAATCTGGACTTGCCATTTCTGCCTCTCCTCGATCCACTTTGCACCGATAATCTTGTGGCTCAGCCTGATGTACTTTCTAAGATTGTGCTGCTCGGCAACTTCCTTTAGATACTTGTAAATGTCCTGTGCACCGGTGTAGAAGCTTGGAAAATGGGGATATGGGGCCCAAGTGAACTAGAACCAGTCAGCACTATTCTTGTAACATTCTACTGACAGCATTACCTGGTAGTTATGGATAGGGATATCACAGCTACAGATTAcagtaagcttttattttttttaagtaaCTGGCTCTGCTATTGCATGCAGAAAGACCTGATGATATACTTACGCGCAGCTAAACGTTATATTAGCCATGGCACAAGTTTATATTCATTACTGAGGGAAACTCACCCAGGGTATCGATTTTCAAACCAAGTTCCTCCAAGATCGGAGTTCTTCTCAAAGATTTTCAATTCGCAGTTGGCAAAGCCGCCTGTTTCGACCTCATGTGCAAGGTTCAGTCCGCTGATGCCGGCGCCACAACAAACAATCTTGAGTGGTCTTGGAGTCCGCATAGGGACCCGTGACATCTCGAAAGCCAGAGGGTCAATAGATTTGTATGCGGCAGTTTCAGCAGGAGTCGGCTGCCTCTGCGCCGCAATCTGGTAGAACCTGATTGCGTCTTCTCTAGCCGAGGAGCCAGGCGTGCTGTTTGTAGAGCTatttgccatgatgatgccgacTAATTGTGTGAGGTgatgataataataataatagatttaacGAACTTGCATCTTTTATTCAAGCCCagatcttttataattataggaGTGTTGTTCTTACTGTCAAAACTAGGCCTGTTCCAATTGGTTCACGCCGGACAGGTAAAAGTTCGAGCTCGGTCCGGAACCAAGCCACGGGAAAAACAACGGAACGATGGCTTTCGTTCCGTCCTCAGTTCGGAACACGCCTCTTCATTGCCCCTCTCGATTTCTTCCGTGAGAGAGATGCAGATTCGAATTGGTGAAGCAGTAACACTGCATATGGAACTATTCGCTCCATGCATGCATTCTCAAGCTATTGTGAGATGGGGCCGCTTTGGATAAAAGGTCAGGTAGATATGAAAATGTTCGAGCCACTCAATACCTCTAGCTATCGAAAATAGCCCATTCAAATGAGAGAAACTGGTACCGGCCTCGCCGGTAACTATTTGTCCGTCAAAAATGAAGTGTGAGATTTTCCAGGCAGAAATGCCGACTGTACCGTACCAATCTGGAATCATATCTCGCCCAAGTTGTACAATTCACATCAGGTATGCCATAGTTCATACGCCTGCGCTAATTGTCCCGCCATCTTCacaccttcttcttgcttgaACTTGAGGTACCATGGTGCTGTGAGGTCATCCTGCTCTCCCGAGGATGTCATGGAGGAGGATTCGTTCTCCTGCACTCTTAGACGAGTAAAAGTTGGTGGTTCAGTCCTAGCCAGGCAGCAATTGAAGCGTGGCCTGTTTGAAGCACAGATAGAAAAACAAACAgtacttatagttattagcaCATAGAGTTGTGTCAAGATTTGTTTGTCCTCATGTCTGCAGGCTTTTTGAGCCATGTCTTGAATCCAGGGATCCTGGGCTTCCCCACAACATACGTCAAAAGGCGGGGCCCCGGCTTATCTTGTGTAGTGTCCTAGTAATCATGGGGCAGGCAGTTTCCAGTTAGGTCAGATCTTCCCCGGGCCTAAGTATAGGCCTATTACCCCGCTTGAATTTCAGGACACTAAGCCGGCTCCCTCGCCTTCCGTACATCGCCCTAATTCCAAACATCTGCACTCGTGTCGTGAAGCCCACGCAGTCGCTCTCCCGCCATGGTGAACTCGCCCACGACCTTGGATCTAAACGGGCTTGACACGGGCAACAGTCCAGGAGGCACAATTGGGAACGCTGAAGGTGGACCGAGCCAGGGCAGGAAGCGGAAGAAGTATGCGGCTAGAGCATGGTAAGTGCAAAGACTGGACTCCGCAGCACAGAATGGCCGAATGCACACGTTTCTGACCGACAGTATTCTAGTCACGATTGTAAGCGGCGCAAGGTAAAGTGCAGTGGAGAAGACACTTGCCAGCAGTGTCGGACCAGGGAGGTTCGATGTCGTTATTCGCCGCTTGCACCTGCGGCCGAGCGAGATGCAGCAGAGCAGCCCAGACGGTAACATCAATCCTCCCTTTCCCATCCCTCTGTTGCGCTCCCTTTGCCCGTGGACTGATGTTGAGCCGCTACAGTACTACCTCTggcgccaacaccaacagacGCAATCCCATCGTTCCGCGGGATCCGGACACGAGGTCTGCAGTCGCTCAAGCTCCGGTGCCCAGCGCCTTATCCGACCCTCGCGTTGATGAGCTCTGCGATCGGGTCAGCACCATTGAGGGCATGCTCACTCGTTTGGTGAAGTCGGCCAAAGGAACTGGGGATTCATCGCCAAGCGCCACTTTCTCGACGCCCGTAGAGCGCAGTGTGACTGTGCccggtgaagatgatgacgacgcaGACCAGTTTGCGTTACCAACAATCGCGCATGATGATCTCACGCTCTCATCTCAGGTCGCCGCCATGAGCGCATTCCTGTCCAGGCCGCCTTCACCAAAGCCCGGCAGTGGCAGGCAAACAGCAACGTTTCAAGTCTTGGTCGAGCTTCCCGACACTTCTTCTCTACAGCATCTCCTCGACGTCTATTTCCGGGAGATGAATAGCTACTTTCCTTTCTTGGATCGCGAGGATACTGAGTTGCGTATCTACGGCGTTGTTGGCCGGCTCGGCTACAGGCCCTGTAATCGCACCTTGGCTGTGACCAAGGAAGATCTTTCCGTCATCGCTCTTACATACATCATGCTGGCGCTCGCCGACTGCGTGGACCCAGGCGAAGGAGCATGCGATGGCGACACGAAACCTGGCTGGGAAAGATATCTCCAAAGCTGCCGTGCCATCCAACGTTTCTCCCACTCCAAGGCACTCAACCTAGACGTTGTCAGAGCGCAATGTCTTGTGGCTGCATATCTCATGCACTGCGAGGTACTCAGAGCTGCCTCGCAGGCCATTTCAGTCGCTTGGCAGCAGGCTATATCAATTCGCCTGAACGACAAAAAGGCCTGGCCGATTGAGAATGCCCAAGAAACCTTGCAGAGACAGCAACTGTGGTGGACGATGTATTTTTTAGACAGGCAAATTTCCCGCCGAAGCGGGATCGCTTATCATATCCGCGACACCGAATTCGACGTTGACGACTTCACCTTACACGCAGAGAATAACCTGATACCACAAACAGATATCACAAGGAGCTATCTGCAGGCTCTGATCAACTTGGCCAGGCTTTGGAGCCTCGTGTGGGACACGTTCTTCGCTGTTGGCGCGACGAACAAGGGAGATTGGATGGAAGTGGAGCTCATGGACGCTCGAATCCTCAACACTCGTCGAGGACTGCCCAAAACATTAACCTGGGACTCTAACGAGGTTGCGAACTACACAGCATGTGACGAGGATGAGTCCCACATTCGTCGGCGCCTTCAGATTTTTACTGTAAGTTTGTTTGTTCTACGATGGAAACGTACCAGCATGTGTATCTTAGTGACTTGGCTCGCAGAGATTGGAACTCATCCGCATGCTCATCAAACAGAACCCTGTACGCCAGTCGGCCTTCAACCCAGAGACGGCTCATTTCTGTGCCCGGCTTTCGCGCGAAATCATCAGATCCCATCATGTTTATCTCTCGCAGTACCCAGAGGCCCGAGCGAGCGGCTACTTCACAACAAGCTCGATAGTGGAATGCATCTATCACTTGGCCCCAGTAATCCACTGCTCTGTCGACAGCAACGAGCGTAGCGCCTGTGTATCCGCTTTCAACCAGGCTCGTGGTATCTTGGTCAAGTTATCCGCCTACAACAACGTGGCAAAAAAGGccttgaaggccttgaaTGGCGTCATCAAGAAATGGGGTACCGGCGATATAAAAGGCAGCAGTGGCGGCAAGGACACCAGTGCATTACAGGGTGTATTACAGGACCACAATGTAAGATGGCCGTTCGTCTCTTTTCCATTCCATAACTGACAAGTCAAAAGAATCTTGATGTTCCTCCGCAAATACACGAATTCATGAGGAGGATCGAAGTACAAGATGGACAGGACAGCTTTGATATCGATCTTGGCGAGTTGATGGATATGTCGATGGGTTGGATTTCCGGCAGTGAGTTCGATCTCCAGCCTGATGTCCTCCTTTGAAGACATAATGTGCAGCCCACAGTTTTGTTATTTCTTCACCTGCCCTTACGGATAGCTACCAGAATTGACAATTAATACCATCTCATAAGCTTCACCAGTCACAGAGTCGACCAGCCACGCACGCACGGAGCCAATCACAAGTCAAGAAGCTTAACGTACAGAGCCCGCATCGAAATATAGCAGCAGTGTTGTAGAAGATATGTATCAGGCGGTGCTGTTTGCATGGTAAACAACTGTAATCTCCTAGAacttcagcagcctcaaaatGCCCAAGTATTCAagactcaacatcaagataTGTACCCGGAAAAATGTATATCATGCACATACCAATTCCCCTGAAATAGAAGGCAATCGATAATTTGGTGTAGAAATAGGTAAAGAAGCGAACCCCCGGTCCAGCTTGGTCAACAGAAAGAGTGGAATTACCGTCAACGACAGCGACTTCTCTATCTCTCCGGCAACGAATGATGTGACAATATCGGCTCTCATATCACTCCACTACACATGCCGAGGAACCAGCTTGACAAACATGGGTGGCTTCTCCCATAACAAATATGCTTCCTGCCGGTTCCAGTCCGCGGATCTAGGGTCCAACTCGAGGTCAAAGCGCCATAACAATCGTGCCATCAGGAGCCGCATCTCGAAATAGGCGAGACTGCGGTGCATGTCAGCAAACTCGTCAAGGAGCAAGAAGCGTGAGCTGGGGGAACTGAGGAACGGACGTACTTCCTGCCAAGACAGTTTCTGGGGCCAACATGGAAAGGTTGCAGGGCGTCTTTTCTGTCGCCCTCGTACTTGGTGTTGTTGCCTTGTAACCAGCGCTCGGGTATGAAATCGTCGGGGTTCCTGAAATTTCGCGACGAATGGTACGTCGACCATTGATGAACTCCAACAGTAGTCTGGAGGCCCATGCTAGTTAAAATGTGCCTGCCTTAGGTTTGAATCCGAGGTAGATACTCACATGAGGAGGAACAACCTTGCCACAAATGATCTGTTTGTCTGGTCCGGTGTTGCGCGGAAAGGTGTCGGGAACTGGGGGGTGCACGCGAAGAGCCTCATCCAGACAGGCAAGCAAATATGGCAACCTGTTGACGTTGACCAAGTTGATCTGCTCGGCGGTCGAAAAGGCACCACGGATCTCAGATTTCACCTTGGCCATGCGTTCGGGATCCCTAAGTAAGTAGTAAGTCACACCCGACATTAGCGTTGCGGTGGTCTCGCTGCCAGCAATGATCAAGGTCTCGACAGTGCTCTGATATTCGAGTGCAGTGATGCCACTGTCCGGCAGCAGATATCCTGAGATCAAGTCTTGCCTTCCATCATCGATTGATTTCCGGTATTCAGCTTTCTCAACGGCCAGCTTGCGCTGATCAGCACGTCGCCTGCGAATATCGGGTGGAACGAGCCATTTTGACAGCGGCGCGAGAAAGGGCTAGTACTTGGTGCACCTGACGAAGGCTCCCGCTTTGACCGAGTCAAATATCAACTGCACCCACGGATGGTAACCCCAATTAGTGAGGCAGTCAAAGGATTGGCCAAAGACCAAGTCACCCATGACATCAAAGGTAAAGAACTGTTGGTTGACTCAGAAAAGGTTCCTCGGCGGCGTGTTTCATGCATTCACTTACATTGTACCAATCGACGATATCCACCGTGGGATTTTCGGATGCAGCACATTCTTCCAGGCGCTCAAGCATCAGATCCGCGTACTTCTTGATGACGTCCTCTTGGCTCCTCAACGCTCGTTCGCTGAAGCCGTGCGAAGCTTGTTTCCGCAGAATTCTATGGCGGAATTGCTCGGCATTGATGATGCTTCCAGGGCCTGAGCTGATATTGGAATAGAATGTTGGGTCCTTCACCATCTCGCCTTTGCCCCCTCGGTGGCCATAAATGTCGTTCCATGCTTTGGGGTCCGTGTATGATAGCTCATTAGGCGCTGTGCGAACGACATCTCCGTACTTTTGGTGCGCCTCGTGGAGTGCATGTACCAGGTTCCCTTGGATGCAGTGATAACAGTACCAAAGGCGAGTCGCAG
Coding sequences within:
- a CDS encoding related to steroid monooxygenase, whose translation is MANSSTNSTPGSSAREDAIRFYQIAAQRQPTPAETAAYKSIDPLAFEMSRVPMRTPRPLKIVCCGAGISGLNLAHEVETGGFANCELKIFEKNSDLGGTWFENRYPGCACDIPIHNYQFTWAPYPHFPSFYTGAQDIYKYLKEVAEQHNLRKYIRLSHKIIGAKWIEERQKWQVQIVQTDGRELVVSDGETKDGEQGEPFIEECDVFINASGAYNNWRWPTIPNREAYRGNMMHSASWPDVDYVTGRTVTLIGNGSSGIQILPAILDQADKIYVMLRSKTWVTPALANRFAGENGANKIYTDDEKDNWSKDPEGYYAYRKEIENELNARFRLYLKDSQAQQMGKEATKKQMTARLSAKPELVNDLIPDFPVGCRRPTPGSGFLEALCSPKVEIIWGEIDTFNETGLKTASGKQVDSDTIICATGFNMGFIPRFSIVGLNGCDLREVWTQELPTAYLSVTVDKMPNYFVMMGPQSPLGHGSITGSIERLTKYIRKLVSKLQTEAYASLVPTEAATKAWLAHALKWMEKTVWVENCASSFKNGSSGRTVVSLHPGSRLHFFDLLEQPRYEDFEWTSLSNDPLSMFAWLADGFTADESSAAADLS
- a CDS encoding related to isotrichodermin C-15 hydroxylase (cytochrome P-450 monooxygenase CYP65A1); this encodes MALLSNLQLDSHLRYHGVLETGLIVILILTVTLVLKALYNIYLHPLSKYPGPRLAAATRLWYCYHCIQGNLVHALHEAHQKYGDVVRTAPNELSYTDPKAWNDIYGHRGGKGEMVKDPTFYSNISSGPGSIINAEQFRHRILRKQASHGFSERALRSQEDVIKKYADLMLERLEECAASENPTVDIVDWYNFFTFDVMGDLVFGQSFDCLTNWGYHPWPFLAPLSKWLVPPDIRRRRADQRKLAVEKAEYRKSIDDGRQDLISGYLLPDSGITALEYQSTVETLIIAGSETTATLMSGVTYYLLRDPERMAKVKSEIRGAFSTAEQINLVNVNRLPYLLACLDEALRVHPPVPDTFPRNTGPDKQIICGKVVPPHTTVGVHQWSTYHSSRNFRNPDDFIPERWLQGNNTKYEGDRKDALQPFHVGPRNCLGRNLAYFEMRLLMARLLWRFDLELDPRSADWNRQEAYLLWEKPPMFVKLVPRHV